In a single window of the Streptomyces sp. HUAS ZL42 genome:
- a CDS encoding ABC transporter permease — MTAPAPAPRLRKAPAPHTVRWLLRLHRPALYLWTGALVVVAAALLWLWGPLTDAAAEAWRQYNACIESQKACRYDQAAIIRFKDVYQYTTMFVLAVPFLVAAWAGAALTGRELETGTAQLAWTQAVSPTRWLAAKLAVPATLITGGTGLLVLLHHLAWSAGDGPIDHAKTWYDSATFYANGPITVALALAGLAAGALAGVLLRRSLAALVTAVIAVAGLWTALAVALPHLWPAATTVSSLQYDPSGEGIDVGTGLITSSGARIADPQCGSSIIPECRDTYARLDAVSYYHDYHPRSHFWPLQLTATGLLLAVAALLAVTAFALLRRRTGVPAPRRAAA; from the coding sequence CTGACCGCCCCCGCACCCGCACCCCGACTGCGGAAGGCTCCCGCACCGCACACGGTCCGCTGGCTGCTGCGCCTGCACCGTCCGGCCCTGTACCTGTGGACGGGTGCCCTCGTCGTGGTCGCGGCCGCGCTGCTGTGGCTTTGGGGTCCGCTCACCGACGCGGCGGCGGAGGCCTGGCGGCAGTACAACGCCTGCATCGAGAGCCAGAAGGCCTGCCGGTACGACCAGGCCGCGATCATCCGCTTCAAGGACGTATACCAGTACACGACCATGTTCGTCCTCGCCGTCCCGTTCCTGGTCGCCGCCTGGGCGGGCGCCGCGCTGACCGGCCGCGAACTGGAGACCGGCACAGCGCAGCTCGCCTGGACCCAGGCCGTCTCGCCGACCCGCTGGCTGGCCGCGAAGCTCGCCGTGCCGGCGACGCTGATCACCGGGGGCACCGGTCTGTTGGTCCTGCTGCACCACCTGGCGTGGTCGGCGGGCGACGGCCCCATCGACCACGCCAAGACCTGGTACGACTCCGCGACCTTCTACGCCAACGGCCCCATCACGGTCGCCCTGGCCCTCGCGGGCCTCGCCGCCGGAGCCCTCGCGGGGGTGCTCCTGCGCCGCTCCCTGGCCGCGCTCGTCACCGCCGTCATCGCCGTGGCGGGGCTGTGGACCGCCCTCGCGGTGGCCCTGCCCCACCTCTGGCCCGCCGCCACCACCGTCAGCAGCCTCCAGTACGACCCCTCGGGCGAGGGCATCGACGTCGGCACGGGCCTGATCACGTCGAGCGGTGCCCGCATCGCCGACCCGCAGTGCGGCAGCAGCATCATCCCGGAGTGCCGCGACACGTACGCCCGGCTCGACGCCGTGAGCTACTACCACGACTACCACCCGAGGTCACACTTCTGGCCCCTGCAGCTCACCGCGACCGGCCTCCTCCTTGCCGTCGCCGCCCTGCTGGCCGTGACCGCGTTCGCCCTGCTGCGCCGCCGCACCGGCGTCCCCGCCCCCCGGAGGGCCGCCGCATGA
- a CDS encoding ABC transporter ATP-binding protein, which yields MTDTALEAAALGKRFGRRGGWALRDCTFRLPAGRVCAVVGPNGAGKSTLLALAAGLLAPTEGTVTVLGTDPASARARVGFVAQDKPLYPQLTVAETLRTGADLNPGRWDAAAAERVVAGGEFSSKARIRTLSGGQRTRVALALALAKRPELLLLDEPMADLDPLARHELMAGLMAQAAEFGTTIVMSSHVVAELEDSCDHLLLIGGGRVRLAGEIDDLLAAHARVSGPADTDLEPHTVVESRTTGRQLTALVRPAGPLGGGWRASAPSLEELVLSYLRSPQAPALTPVPADTEETLA from the coding sequence ATGACCGACACGGCCCTAGAGGCAGCCGCCCTCGGCAAGCGCTTCGGCCGGCGCGGAGGCTGGGCGCTGCGCGACTGCACGTTCCGGCTGCCCGCCGGGCGCGTCTGTGCCGTCGTCGGGCCCAACGGGGCCGGCAAGTCCACGCTCCTCGCGCTGGCCGCGGGCCTGCTGGCCCCCACCGAGGGCACGGTCACCGTGCTGGGCACGGACCCGGCGTCGGCACGCGCGCGCGTGGGCTTCGTCGCCCAGGACAAGCCGCTGTACCCGCAGCTCACCGTCGCCGAGACACTGCGCACGGGTGCCGATCTCAATCCCGGCCGCTGGGACGCGGCCGCCGCCGAACGCGTCGTCGCGGGAGGCGAGTTCTCCTCGAAGGCGAGGATCCGCACGCTCTCCGGCGGCCAGCGCACCCGGGTCGCCCTCGCCCTGGCCCTCGCCAAGCGGCCCGAACTGCTGCTCCTGGACGAGCCGATGGCCGATCTCGACCCGCTGGCCCGGCACGAGCTGATGGCCGGGCTGATGGCGCAGGCGGCCGAGTTCGGCACCACGATCGTGATGTCCTCGCACGTGGTCGCCGAACTGGAGGACTCCTGCGACCACCTGCTGCTGATCGGCGGCGGCAGGGTCCGCCTCGCGGGCGAGATCGACGACCTTCTTGCCGCGCACGCGCGCGTGTCCGGCCCCGCGGACACCGACCTCGAGCCGCACACCGTCGTCGAGTCCCGCACGACCGGCCGCCAGCTGACCGCCCTCGTGCGCCCGGCGGGCCCCCTCGGCGGCGGCTGGCGGGCGTCCGCGCCCTCCCTGGAGGAACTCGTCCTGTCGTACCTGCGCAGCCCCCAGGCCCCCGCCCTGACGCCGGTTCCCGCCGACACCGAGGAGACGCTCGCGTGA
- a CDS encoding GntR family transcriptional regulator, producing MVEYRIDRHSGVATYVQIVQQTKQALRLGLLEPGDKLPTAREVVEATAINPNTVLKAYRELEREGLVEARRGLGTFVRRTLGTAPADDSPLLAELDAWVDKARKAGLDRDDVAALFTAVLDKRSQGDPS from the coding sequence ATGGTCGAGTACCGCATCGACCGGCACAGCGGCGTGGCCACCTACGTCCAGATCGTCCAGCAGACCAAGCAGGCCCTGCGCCTGGGCCTGCTCGAGCCCGGCGACAAGCTGCCCACGGCCCGGGAGGTGGTGGAGGCGACCGCGATCAACCCCAACACCGTGCTGAAGGCCTACCGCGAGCTGGAACGCGAAGGGTTGGTCGAGGCACGGCGCGGGCTCGGCACCTTCGTGCGGCGCACACTGGGCACCGCACCCGCCGACGACTCCCCCCTGCTGGCCGAGTTGGACGCATGGGTGGACAAGGCCCGCAAGGCAGGCCTGGACCGGGACGACGTGGCCGCACTCTTCACTGCCGTACTCGACAAGCGATCCCAGGGAGACCCGTCATGA
- a CDS encoding RNA polymerase sigma factor, with translation MSETRSDGELLRSIAADGDRHAFEELYRRYAPWLTARMRSRCADAGIVDDVVQETFLAVWRGTARYREEGDAAGWLWRIGSRRLVDALRGDGARGRLKQALARLRHRDEASAEERVLAGVEHGDLAGALTRLSPELRAVLQATVIDGLTTREAAVLLGIPPGTVKTRAQRARKQLREALA, from the coding sequence GTGAGCGAAACGAGAAGCGACGGGGAGCTGCTGCGATCCATCGCGGCGGACGGGGACCGTCACGCCTTCGAGGAGCTGTACCGGCGGTACGCGCCGTGGCTGACGGCGCGCATGCGCAGCCGCTGCGCCGACGCCGGGATAGTCGACGACGTCGTCCAGGAGACGTTCCTCGCGGTGTGGCGGGGGACCGCCCGCTATCGCGAAGAAGGCGACGCGGCTGGTTGGTTGTGGCGCATCGGCTCGCGCCGCCTGGTCGACGCGCTGCGCGGCGACGGGGCGCGGGGCCGGCTGAAGCAGGCCCTGGCGCGGCTGCGCCACCGGGACGAGGCCTCGGCGGAGGAACGCGTGCTCGCGGGGGTGGAGCACGGGGACCTCGCCGGCGCCCTCACCCGGCTCTCGCCGGAGTTGCGGGCGGTGCTGCAGGCGACGGTCATCGACGGGCTCACCACTCGGGAAGCGGCCGTCCTGCTCGGCATTCCGCCCGGCACGGTCAAGACGCGGGCCCAGCGTGCCCGCAAGCAACTGCGGGAGGCGCTGGCATGA
- a CDS encoding zf-HC2 domain-containing protein — protein sequence MTWHVAEEDLRAYTRGELAPPLLWSADTHLTACADCRARLAEFSDPVALDAGWERLDAELDAPRPGLFEGLLTRLGVAEHTARLLTATPVLRRSWLLAVTSVLAVTVLAVHVVDSPALFLALAPLLPLLGVALSYGSAFDPAYEMAVVAPLHGFRLLMIRTVAVLTAGLALNGLATLALPAYGLLALAWLLPALALTVTGLALTARLGPVLAPALVGGAWLTLLIVAQARAHSTPAPYTTAGQATAAAVAVLATLLLYRTRDRFDTRPVAGFRDVGAA from the coding sequence ATGACGTGGCACGTGGCCGAAGAAGACCTGCGTGCGTACACGCGGGGCGAACTGGCACCGCCCCTGCTGTGGTCGGCCGACACGCATCTCACCGCGTGCGCCGACTGCCGGGCTCGTCTCGCGGAGTTCAGCGACCCGGTCGCGCTGGACGCCGGCTGGGAGCGGCTCGACGCCGAACTGGACGCGCCGCGGCCCGGACTGTTCGAGGGTCTGCTGACGCGGCTCGGCGTGGCCGAGCACACGGCTCGGCTGCTGACCGCGACACCAGTGCTGCGCCGCTCCTGGCTGCTGGCGGTGACGTCGGTCCTGGCCGTGACGGTGCTGGCGGTGCACGTGGTCGACTCGCCCGCGCTGTTCCTCGCGCTCGCCCCGCTGCTGCCACTCCTCGGGGTCGCGCTGTCGTACGGCTCCGCGTTCGACCCGGCGTACGAGATGGCCGTCGTCGCTCCGCTGCACGGATTCCGGCTGCTGATGATCCGCACCGTTGCCGTGCTGACCGCCGGTCTCGCGCTCAACGGCCTGGCGACTCTGGCCCTTCCGGCGTACGGGCTGCTCGCCCTGGCCTGGCTGCTCCCCGCCCTCGCCCTCACCGTGACCGGCCTCGCGCTGACCGCCCGGCTGGGCCCGGTCCTCGCGCCCGCCCTGGTCGGCGGCGCGTGGCTGACCCTGCTGATCGTGGCGCAGGCCCGAGCGCACAGCACGCCCGCCCCCTACACGACGGCCGGCCAGGCGACCGCGGCAGCAGTCGCGGTCCTCGCCACCCTGCTGCTCTACCGCACCCGGGACCGCTTCGACACCCGGCCGGTCGCGGGCTTCCGGGACGTGGGCGCCGCATGA
- a CDS encoding ABC transporter ATP-binding protein, with the protein MTTESTTGPSTVSATGLSLRYGGTRALDGVSLQLTRGVTGLLGPNGAGKTTLLRVLATAVPPDRGGFTALGHDPGTASGRLALRRTLGYLPQTPGFHPDFTAFDFVDYVAILKELTDRGARHREVARVLEAVDLGAVRGKRIKRLSGGMRQRVALAAALVGDPGFLVLDEPTVGLDPEQRMRFRELIAQAGEGRTVLLSTHQTEDVAMLCHRVVVLAHGRVHFEGTPAELTARANGRVWSSTERQPGARAGWRTGTGTFRNIGDPPAGADLLEPTLEDGYLLVLDGETAEARA; encoded by the coding sequence ATGACCACCGAATCCACCACCGGCCCCAGCACGGTCTCGGCGACCGGCCTGAGCCTCCGCTACGGCGGCACCCGGGCCCTCGACGGTGTCTCGTTGCAGCTCACCCGGGGCGTCACGGGTCTGCTCGGCCCCAACGGGGCGGGGAAGACCACCCTGTTGCGCGTGCTGGCCACGGCCGTACCGCCCGACCGGGGCGGGTTCACGGCCCTCGGCCACGACCCCGGCACCGCCTCCGGCCGCCTGGCCCTGCGCCGCACCCTCGGCTACCTCCCGCAAACACCCGGTTTCCACCCGGACTTCACGGCCTTCGACTTCGTCGACTACGTGGCGATCCTCAAGGAGCTGACAGATCGAGGAGCCCGGCACCGCGAGGTGGCGCGCGTGCTCGAGGCGGTCGACCTCGGGGCCGTGCGCGGCAAGCGCATCAAGCGGCTGTCCGGCGGGATGCGGCAGCGCGTCGCCCTGGCCGCCGCGCTCGTCGGCGACCCCGGCTTCCTCGTCCTGGACGAGCCGACGGTCGGCCTGGACCCGGAACAGCGGATGCGTTTCCGCGAGTTGATCGCCCAGGCGGGCGAGGGCCGCACGGTGCTGCTCTCCACCCACCAGACGGAGGACGTGGCGATGCTCTGCCACCGTGTCGTGGTCCTGGCCCACGGCCGCGTCCACTTCGAGGGAACCCCCGCCGAACTGACCGCCCGCGCGAACGGCCGGGTGTGGAGCAGTACAGAACGGCAGCCGGGCGCGCGGGCGGGCTGGCGCACCGGCACCGGCACGTTCCGCAACATCGGCGACCCGCCGGCGGGAGCCGACCTGCTCGAACCCACGCTGGAGGACGGCTACCTGCTCGTCCTCGACGGCGAGACCGCGGAGGCACGGGCATGA
- a CDS encoding ABC transporter permease, translating to MTTTITQPAPTATEPAPVGRRASAVLALARFEARELLLQIPVLLIFALYVVLVVWRLLHQEGMDDFPVLNTVDRSTQGEPLLFAVALLICTNAAALRSRKNGTAQQFDVLAMDPWRRTLAHVLSVVPYAALTAVVVAAQFLREALKPGAIGHGSLGELAVGPLTVLLAGVTGVLLARLLPTAFVLAPFVLAVYLLIAVASAAASEGAWTGWLSPVVFSGTSGGDPVPSDLLGRSAGWHALYVAALCALVICAALLLSGGRTRAIRTATALALAATAAGVIGQLPRDDGALEAARRTASEAPQKVQSCTVYGGSTYCSFPEWNGVRSDWAGVVDRVRSAAGGTAAEAALTIRQRIDTSSGVEADSALSPSVTPHQVTVGTHWGGNRVPEFAVGVASVLVTGSEEAAAQELCDARAVTIMWLVLGTDPTPLTTFQNLRLDDSTDGSGVILAPTEPLSLTAHQTTVLRELLARPRAEETARVKAHWTELTSPNTSTAEAAKLLGVAVPKGAESCEE from the coding sequence ATGACGACGACGATCACACAGCCGGCGCCCACGGCCACGGAGCCCGCACCCGTGGGCCGCCGCGCCTCGGCCGTCCTGGCTCTCGCCCGCTTCGAGGCCCGCGAACTCCTGCTCCAGATCCCGGTGCTGCTGATCTTCGCCCTCTACGTCGTCCTCGTCGTCTGGCGGCTGCTGCACCAGGAGGGCATGGACGACTTTCCCGTCCTGAACACGGTCGACCGCAGCACCCAGGGGGAACCCCTCCTGTTCGCCGTCGCCCTGCTCATCTGCACCAACGCGGCCGCGCTGCGCTCACGGAAGAACGGCACGGCCCAGCAGTTCGACGTCCTGGCCATGGACCCCTGGCGGCGCACCCTCGCCCACGTACTGTCCGTGGTCCCGTACGCGGCACTCACCGCGGTCGTCGTCGCCGCCCAGTTCCTCCGGGAGGCGCTGAAGCCGGGCGCGATCGGCCACGGCTCGCTCGGTGAACTGGCCGTCGGCCCTCTGACCGTGCTGCTGGCCGGCGTCACGGGAGTGCTGCTGGCCCGTCTGCTGCCCACCGCCTTCGTCCTCGCACCCTTCGTGCTCGCCGTGTACCTGCTCATCGCCGTCGCCTCCGCGGCCGCGTCCGAGGGCGCATGGACGGGCTGGCTCTCACCGGTCGTCTTCTCCGGCACTTCCGGCGGCGACCCGGTCCCGTCGGATCTGCTCGGCCGCTCCGCCGGCTGGCACGCGCTGTACGTGGCCGCGCTGTGCGCCCTGGTGATCTGCGCGGCGCTGCTGCTGTCAGGCGGCCGCACCCGCGCCATCAGAACGGCGACCGCCCTTGCCCTCGCGGCGACCGCGGCTGGTGTGATCGGCCAGCTCCCGCGCGACGACGGGGCCCTGGAGGCGGCGCGCAGGACGGCGTCCGAGGCGCCCCAGAAGGTCCAGTCGTGCACCGTGTACGGCGGGTCGACGTACTGCTCCTTCCCCGAGTGGAACGGCGTGCGGTCCGACTGGGCCGGGGTCGTCGACCGCGTCCGGTCCGCGGCGGGAGGCACGGCGGCGGAAGCGGCACTGACGATCCGTCAGCGCATAGACACCAGCAGCGGCGTGGAGGCCGACAGCGCCCTGAGCCCCTCCGTCACGCCCCACCAGGTGACCGTCGGCACCCATTGGGGCGGCAACCGCGTCCCCGAGTTCGCGGTCGGAGTCGCCTCGGTCCTCGTGACCGGCTCGGAGGAAGCGGCGGCGCAGGAGCTGTGCGACGCCCGAGCAGTGACGATCATGTGGCTGGTCCTGGGCACCGACCCCACCCCGCTGACGACCTTCCAGAACCTGCGCCTCGACGACAGCACCGATGGCTCAGGCGTGATCCTGGCCCCCACGGAGCCGCTGAGCCTGACGGCGCACCAGACGACGGTGCTCCGCGAGCTGCTGGCCCGCCCGCGGGCCGAGGAGACCGCCCGCGTCAAGGCCCACTGGACGGAGCTGACGTCCCCGAACACATCGACTGCGGAGGCGGCGAAGCTGCTGGGGGTCGCGGTGCCGAAGGGGGCGGAATCATGCGAGGAGTAG
- a CDS encoding ABC transporter encodes MRGVEERQVPDSGALLRSLVPPVWRTLPRRVLPATGAVGLLLAACTRLPERAPGDDVGLVVLRLTALTGALGVAFLLDDPARNTSATTPVARPARTVLRLALMVPLAALWWTAAVLLIPGPTRPSLGPATLEAAAMAACALSLSTLAVRFTDGAKVGRQAATWLATAAAVVIVVPERWGLLGTPGEPWWEEIQVRWAAVLGVTVAVSAMYTPEPLRRRPSILSRSGAA; translated from the coding sequence ATGCGAGGAGTAGAAGAGAGGCAGGTGCCCGACTCGGGTGCGCTGCTCCGATCCCTGGTACCGCCGGTGTGGCGCACCCTCCCCCGCCGAGTGCTGCCGGCGACCGGAGCAGTGGGCCTGCTGCTCGCGGCGTGCACCCGCCTGCCGGAACGGGCTCCGGGCGACGACGTCGGCCTCGTGGTCCTCCGGCTCACCGCACTGACCGGCGCGCTCGGAGTGGCCTTCCTGCTCGACGACCCCGCCCGCAACACCAGCGCGACGACACCGGTGGCGCGCCCGGCCCGAACCGTCCTGCGCCTGGCCCTCATGGTGCCGCTCGCGGCCCTGTGGTGGACCGCGGCCGTCCTCCTCATACCCGGCCCGACCCGCCCATCCCTCGGCCCGGCCACGCTGGAGGCAGCGGCGATGGCAGCCTGCGCCCTGTCCCTCTCGACGCTCGCCGTCCGCTTCACGGACGGGGCGAAAGTGGGGAGGCAGGCGGCGACTTGGCTGGCGACCGCAGCCGCGGTCGTGATAGTCGTCCCGGAACGCTGGGGACTCCTGGGAACCCCGGGCGAGCCCTGGTGGGAGGAGATCCAGGTGAGATGGGCGGCCGTGCTGGGGGTGACGGTGGCGGTGAGCGCGATGTACACACCGGAGCCGTTGCGACGCAGGCCGTCGATACTCAGCCGGTCGGGGGCGGCTTGA
- a CDS encoding contact-dependent growth inhibition system immunity protein — MNRERSLEGLERDRWPAPSADASRLVTTLHALRRRPVGELTVEDLRLLIGQDVGLPYLLPLALEVLRDNPMAEGDMYEGDLLAAVLTRSPAVWAESSGLGRELRAIVLQLTDLPPDLQQKVERFLAP; from the coding sequence TTGAATCGTGAGCGCTCTCTCGAAGGACTCGAACGCGACCGCTGGCCGGCTCCGTCGGCCGACGCGTCCCGTCTTGTTACTACTCTGCACGCCCTGCGGCGTCGGCCGGTCGGCGAGCTGACCGTCGAGGACCTGCGCTTGTTGATAGGGCAGGACGTGGGGCTGCCCTACCTCCTGCCACTGGCCCTGGAAGTCCTCCGGGACAACCCGATGGCAGAGGGGGACATGTACGAGGGTGATCTGCTGGCCGCAGTCCTCACCAGGAGCCCAGCAGTCTGGGCCGAGTCTTCCGGACTCGGCCGAGAGCTTCGCGCGATCGTCTTGCAGCTGACCGACCTGCCGCCTGATCTGCAACAGAAGGTCGAGAGGTTCCTGGCGCCGTAG